TGCCCGCTGGACGTTGTGGCGTGTTGTGAACCGGTCAAAGATGGGGAAAGATAAGCTCAGGCCAATTGAGCCGCGCCGGTTCCGATCAAAGAACTGGTCGCGGAAGGCTACAGGAGCCAGATCGGTGTAGCTGGAACCATAACTGGCCCGGAGTGAAATCGTGGGCCAGTAGGTAGCCCGGGCAATACGCACGCCGTACGCTGCCGCCTGAATCTGCTCCTCAAGTGCCTGCAGGTCGGACCGGCGCTCCAGGGCTGCCTGCAACAGCACCTGCACGTCATATTCCCGAAGCCCCAACGCCTGCGTATCAACTTCCGGGATCACAAACTCATAGGCGCCGAACGGATCGAGCTGCAATAGCTGAATCAGATTCGCTTCCTGAAGCTGCTGGTTGCGTCGGGCGTTGATCAAGTTCAGCTCGGCGGCTGCTACCTGTGCCTGCTGCTGGTACAGATCGGCAACAGGTCGGCTGCCTACCTGCACGAAGGCTTCAATCTGCTCCAGCAGGGCGCGCTGGGCAGCCAGGTTCTCTTCCTGAATGCGCACCTGTTCCTGCGCCTCGATCAACGCCAGGAAGGTCGAAATCACATTGAACAGCACGGTTTCGCGCTGCCGGACAAAGTTCAACTCACTGGCAGCTACCTGGTAGCGCGCCTGGGCGACGGCGTTCAGATCCCGGAATCCGTTGAAGAGATTCAGGTTGGCTGCAATGCTGGAGCTAAAGTAGTGGGTAATTTGATTGACCAGCCGGCCTTCTTCC
This DNA window, taken from Rhodothermus profundi, encodes the following:
- a CDS encoding TolC family protein, with the protein product MRSGMLTRICALGALWVMLVTPTLAQQVQRITFEEALRLALQRNPAIQQAANERKRSEIGLASARSNFLPDLSLSIGASRDYGRNFVLEEGRLVNQITHYFSSSIAANLNLFNGFRDLNAVAQARYQVAASELNFVRQRETVLFNVISTFLALIEAQEQVRIQEENLAAQRALLEQIEAFVQVGSRPVADLYQQQAQVAAAELNLINARRNQQLQEANLIQLLQLDPFGAYEFVIPEVDTQALGLREYDVQVLLQAALERRSDLQALEEQIQAAAYGVRIARATYWPTISLRASYGSSYTDLAPVAFRDQFFDRNRRGSIGLSLSFPIFDRFTTRHNVQRARIELENTRLRLQQLRQEIATQVRQAYLDYETARQQYKTAQVQLQAARQALEAAQERYNVGSATLVELTQARATYVQAESDLVRARYTLVFRQKLIDYYVGTLVPELDALR